catttctctctACAATTCTTTTTCATGCCGCTACTTATCCATTCGTACTGTGTCTTTAAGAACTTCTGAAAATTCCGGGCATCGCCGCTTTAACCAGTACTATCCTCCCACTTTTCTCTCGTTTCACAAAGACAGCAAAAATGTTCCTCAGTAGGGCAATGACTCTCTGGAGCTACACCTAATGCCTATAGTACGGTTGCTTTAATGATGAAGATTATGCAGGTTTCCCAATCTACACTCACTAAATGAAGCGTGGAGAACACACTCCAATAAGATTTGTCCTACATTAATACACCACATACTTATCCTagagaaatattacaatttaataaaattctcatattttgtcTTAGCAAAAAGCATATGGTCTAATTTAATGGCAATGTACCCTTTGCCACCTAAgattttgatgaataaaatataaaagttttattagattctagcatatttttttatcttattatacCGTCacattaatataattgaataaaaGTGAAATATATTATTACTCCTACCTAATACCCTatcatgtttgtttgtttattttttttttaataaataaattaaatcacaatacatttttaaaacataaaatactttgTTATAAATCCGCATCTTTtcttattatataaatattttgacaaaataagtgcttaaattttacaaaagtcagaattaatttattattttaaacaaaCATTAGGGTGGCTATGCCTTAACGCCtacttttttgtcttttttttttctggcttttttattttttttattttttattattacaagGCTTTACATCCttttaaatttctcaaaataagcatatatacttatactCCATGGAAAACAGTTTCTTAAAGTGGACCAcgccaaaataaattttcaaaactatttttatctttctgttacattaaaatttttattttaaaaaattaaaacaaaaatactctttaaaACAGACATACCAGTAAGAGATTTGGTTTAGTTATTATAGAACCGGAAACTTGTTGAGTTAAACAGAAAACATCAATTTCGTAAAACAAAGAATTTGGGTCTAAAAGAAAACACACGCGCCTTGTAAGTAGTGGGCAGCCaggtttttaaaattagtatatatatataaaagatgtaTACTTATATTCAGGATAAAACAAGTTATTAATTGTTATAATCATTGTTTTAtttctaataaattaaattatagaaAACTATACTTACTCTCTTTCAACTTTCACCTGATTTACAATgtttttcaaatacaaaatttaaaattaaagaaaaataaataaataccatGGGATGAGTGGATCTCTatggttttggattttttgttttaatttatttaacttAGAAACATCTTGACTATTTTATAGTATTTTATCCAAAAATATGAGATGagttattttatggtcaaaatttttatttcatatatttaaCGGAGTATATAATGTTACGTgaagaaatttattttgtatttgaaataacATTAAACCTTTATATATAGAGTCATATACTCGAATCAGGCATTAAGGAAAATGttgtacccaaaaaaaaaaaaaactttagggTGTAGTCTGTAGATGATGGCTATAGGCCAAATTATCTAAAATGtatgttttttctattttctttatctccttttattttattatcagttgatatatatatatattcttggtTGTTTCATTAAATAAGGCGTGGCAATCGGATACCATTCCGAGTTGGAATAAAAAACCGATCAAAACTTCATCATGAACCCAATGGGTTGGATGATCAATTCATCTACTTTGAATTTGTGTAGGTGCTTTGGTCGTGGATtgtactttttattgttttttttttttttgctttactattaattcctattttgattttttaaagattttgaaCCCGACTAGAAAAATAGGGCATGTGTCAAAAACACTATTTGTTGAGATTGAATTATAACCCcacttcaaattatatatatatatatatatatatatatatggacccATATTTGCCACAAGCTTAGATCATGCACTTTTTGAAGGAAAGTAGAAATTGGTGATCAAGGTTTGCAAATGGAAGAAATTGGATCCTGATGCCACTCTTTGTCTTTGAAGAAATTAGATACACAATTTCTGAAAATTAGTTTGCAGTGTCCGGATAAAGTAGGGATTATAGATTAGTTTGCGAATTATGGACCAAATCTTTTAAGCCTCAATGAGTTGGAGCCAAAATTTATAACGAGTAGAGAGCCAAACATGCTGAGAATCATATTATAgcttgctaaaaaaaaaaaaaagatttcaaatGAATGGTCAGGGTCATGGCTTATGAGAGATGGAGGGCATTCACCagggacaaggatcctctccatttcaaatgaaattgagatgatcTACTTAATTACTTTAGgaaggtaattttgtcattttacatttttttttgacaaaaataccccttaaaaataactaaatggatcccctccatgtcatttgaaatggagaggatccttctctgTTCACCCGGGAAGGGGAAGCTGAATTTTTGGGAGGATCTCAAATCTATTCTACAccttatttgggttttttttttttttttttttggtcttattttattttttaaaaaaaggtttgatGTGACGTGGATGACAAGACTACACCACATTAGCACGAGACGGATGGAAGGAGAAAAATACATatgttatagtgcaataaaaagatcatATTTTACCATAAAAGTCCTAAGTGACAAAATGCCACATCAtcctttgtttttggttttttttttttttcctccaaaaattcaaaatcaaattgCAAGATGTTTTCTCCAATTCTATCATTTAATATACTTTATtgagaaaaaattatttctgacttaggtttttttttattggttaaaAAATATGTCCTAGAGTTTATGTCAAGAGTTGACGGGAGATTATAGAGGAAATCATTAAAGAGATTGTAACAAGGCATTAGATGATGTTTTATGTCGGTGGTAGATTATGGCACTAAAGTGGCAACAACTATTCTTATAGTTCCACGTGATGTTACGTCTAGGGTTATAGTCACGATTAAGGGTGTTGATTGGAAAAAGATGGCAAAATACAAACACTTTTATTTGATATTCTCttttttgctttccttttttccaaacaaataaatcaaaatacaaaataatcaaaattactTTCAATTTTGTGTCGCATTAAAtcctttttcaaataattttttttttttttaaaaaaaaaaaaccttctattaacattttttttgtgtaacAAACTTTGGAAATTAATTAGAAAACTCCACTTTTCCAGTACTTTTAACAGGGACAAATAATATGACAAAAATCCAGATGTGtaggaaatttaaattatatattggCACTAAATCTCAACCTTATTGCCAATGTAAAACTAGTTAGAAGCACTGTGCAGTATGTATAGATGAGATTGGAAGATATTCGAACATAAGTCTAACAACTAAAACTCACAAAACTCTCCCTGCCTTGGGGATTTCCCGAATGACCATCTCATAGGGTAACCAGTACAGGTTACCGAAGCTTGACCTCAAGATTTTGTGCAAACAGGATCAATAAATTCTTCAGTGTTCAAATAATGTTTCCCTCGATACCCTGCGTACACCAATATCAtcaaagtaattaaaaattgaCGTAAGTTGGCTAGAGTGATGCGACAAGATTGAGGAAACGAGTCTACTCATCAATAGTCGGTGCTTTTGCAAAAATCTGGCTTGTGgaaaaaatgttaatataatTACAAACCAGATTAAcctacttttttcctttttttttttttttttgatgggcCAAAGTTCTATAAGAACTAGACCTTCAGATGCCCAAGTTCTCCATTGATTAAACTTATGTACGACAAGTGCAGAGAGGTTCATTCCTCAGATTAATTAATGCCTtctttttatgattatttgaaTCATCAAGTGGAATTGTACGTCTATTCTCTTCATGACACTCAAGAATTCCAAATATGCAGAAAAATCATTcaaacatagaaaaaaaatattataagcaACTGATTCCCCACACTGCACAATGGAGGGAAGGTGCAACGTACTTGGACCCGTGGATCAAAATGGCAAGATCCTTGGTCATTTTGCCCGTCTCCACAGTCTCAATGCATACAGCCTCCAACTTGTGAACAAAATCCAGCAACCTTTCGTTTTTATCTAATTTGCCCCTGggaaagaaaagggagaaaaaaaaaaaaaaaaaaattgattggtaCAATCAACAGGCTAAGGTGAATATACAAAAGAATCCAACATAAATATTGATATTGTTAAATGGCACTGAAAgctaattatatataaagggtAGAGACCTCTGCAAACTCACCATAGTTTAATACGATAATTCACATAAAAGTAAACATGCAGTCACACCTATGGCAAGTTTTAGAGAGCTCTTGctggaggggaaaaaaaaatagaggaataCTACACACACTCCCACTCTCACACTTCTTGATGTGGCACTAAAAGTCACCATTGAATCTAAGATTCAATAGTGATTCATCCAAAatctaaaagtaatttttagcGTCAAGAAGTGAGCACTTTGGAGTGTGAGAATGCGAGTTTGTGCAGCATTTCtcaaaagaataatatttaaacacacaccacccctaaaaaaaaaaattttttaaaaaaaaaaaaaaaaaagagaaagtagaGGTGGTAGATAATCCCTAAAAATGTAGAAATGCGATTCAATAATTATAAAGTAACATACAGATAATTATATAGAGTAACATACAGTGTTTTTTAAGATGTGCACAAATTGCGGTTATTAAGATTTTGCATGCACAATCCCAAGACCAAAATATTAAGGTCAGCATTAATAACAAAAGACAGAAAATCAGATACAAACCATCACACAGAAGTCATGAGGAATAGGAGCCAAATCCTGCATGAAAGAAACCAAGATTCGGTCAATTTCACTAAATAATGCATAGAACTAATGACCACTTTATAGTCGTTCGTATTAACAAAGACAAGGGGTCCATTCATATATTCAGTTCAACATTAGGCGTTGCACTCAAGAACTTTAAGAATGACCAATCATATATAAAGAGAACTATATCATACATGATTGAGCAGTAGAGTTCCTTATTTTGTACTAGACTAGGGTCAGGTTTAGCATCCATCTTGGCATCCCATTGCATCAGCAGAGTTATAACCACAGTATTCCACTTATTGCTACAGATGAAAACTTTTATGCAGCAAGTacgactgttttttttttacctaattttGCTTTCCTAGGGCCCTAAATTGATGGGGAGCTGACAGTTGACCGATGGTACAAACCCAAGGTAACCAACACTGAATAAGTAAAGCAAAATCTccataaaaatgaagaaacaaaaacgAATAAATGAATGGCTAAAGGAAGTAGCAAACACATTGCTATCAGTACAAATGAACAGCCAAATCTCACAAGACCATTCGtatattttttaaggaaaaaactcAATTGAAGCGTTccatttttaaaccaaaattattcTAATCCCTAGTCATTAGCCATTTACTTGTACAACTTCTTGAACCAATAACCCATTCAAgagtataattataaaaaatatacgagccaaTACACTTCATTATCATGAGCACAAAAAATGGCGCTATGGCCACAACAAAGAAAATGTCCAAAATGGTTATGTAGCAAACACCTAAAAAGTTAGAATAGGTTCTTCAACAGCACCTTGAGCAATTAAATCACTTTTCACATCCCCATCATAATTTTTGCAAGCCCAAACATATCCACATTCGCTTTTTATTGGATAAGCAACCATGTCATCTATTAactgatattcatacctgaaatCCACATCAACCTTCAGTTAACCATTTGAAAATATGCTAAGCGCACAAAAAGAAAGCCTGAGTTCACAGTGGACAAAACGAACCATATTGAATTCTCTTCAAACATTTGCTTCCACTTCTCTTCATAGACCTCCTGGTATATGTCCTTAAACCTGTAATAGTAATTGTGAACACTGCTCTTTACAGATTGAAATTGGAGGCTGACAGAATATACCAAAGAAGGTCTATAGTTCAGATGAATTTGGGAAAGAAACAGCGAttggaaaagagaaagaaagatcaCCTGCCATCATATTTTTTGAGAATTGTGTTTTAGGTGATCAAGTAAAGGGGCCACTTCTTGCAAATGCCATCGACATGGACGATTCAGCAAAAACTCGGATAGACTGACAACGTAcataaaattttgacaaaacagCAAAATCAACATATTGAAAGGCAAACTTAAAGGATAGAAAATGTGATTAGACAAACCTCATTAACATTATACATAGCAAGCCCTATGCCTGGTCCTTTAAAATCAAAAACATCAAGTTCCACTGGCGTGTTTCCGTCTTCGGGGCCTGAGGGATAGAAACAGAGAGATGAATTGCTGAGAAACATTAAATACTTGTGAGAATAGAAAACTTTTCAGCTCATCTATGAGTTTGAATCAGCTTACCAAAAACCATTTTAAGCTTTCCTGGCCCTTCAATGACCGCATCAGTGGCACGATACTGATCGCCAAATGCATGCCTACCAATACATATGGGTTTCTTGTGAGTTGGAAATGAGTAGTGAACAGCATTTCACAATTTTTGCTTCACATTTGATATTATGAGAGAAACAAAACATTGCCAGTAACAATTCGGGGAATATTACGGCATACGATAGGTTCACAGAAAACAGTACCTACAGAAGTTAGCAACCCTTTCATTAGGAAAAAAACTGGGAAAAAAAAGGTCTCACAAAAATTGACTGAAAAGATGATGCATTGAcgtaaaattatattttttgggtGACACATACCACATCCATTCAATACAGATGCAGGATCAGattccacaaaaaaaattatattcaataTCCTCTGCTTAATAAGAAAAGTTGCTATTTGAGTAGATAGTAGGTTCTATCAAATTTGTACCGCAGACCCAATTCCAGCTTTCGCTTTTGAACACACCACCATCtccctccccccaaaaaaaacaaaagaacaaaaaatatataagcaaaataCACCGCCATCTCCATCCATTTGGCATGCCCGTGAGGACTCcacttgtttcttttttagatgaataagtATTTCATTAAACCAAAGCTCAAAATAGAGCAACTCCACAGCACAGATACAACTCCTTCCAAAGTCAGGGGACACAACCCcttacaaagaaaaacagaggaaaCAACCCCTCACAAAGCAAAAAACAGGGGAAACAACCTACAAATCNNNNNNNNNNNNNNNNNNNNNNNNNNNNNNNNNNNNNNNNNNNNNNNNNNNNNNNNNNNNNNNNNNNNNNNNNNNNNNNNNNNNNNNNNNNNNNNNNNNNCCCACTAAGCCTCAACACCAGAAAAACAGAGATTGTCGCTCCAGAGATTGTCGCTCTGTCTCCCAAAGTCCAAAGCGAGTGAAAATGAATGATTTCCCCGGCGGTGAGGGTGAGAGCACCAATGTTTTCGCCGGCGGTGAGGCTGAGAGCAGCGACTGGGTCGAATGGGTCGAAACGTTTTTATCGGAAGATATAGGAACAATTTGGGCGAAAACGTTTCCTGAAAACGATGGCTTGGACGCAATTCTCCCCCAAAAAAACGTTGAATCTGCTGATTTATACGAGCCTGAGATGGCTAAATTCACCTTTGAAATGGAACCATTTCACCCAAGTCCGTCACCATCCAAAGGTGACCGAGTCGACTCAGTTATCAGCGATTCTGTAGACTCAATCTTGCAGATAAGCAGCTACCAGAACCCTACGGCTTTTATCCCGCAGTCAAACGTTTCTGAGACTCCGCGCAAGCGCCGAAAGGTAGCCGACCGGATGAACGTGCTTGAGAGTCTAATGCCATGGCGCAACAAAATGAAGAGGGCCGACATGCTTAAGGAGTGCTGCAAGTATGTCAAATACCTCCAAGCTCAACTCAAGGCTCTCCAGTCCATGCCTGCCCACAGCTCTTACTGTACCTCTTCTTCGGGAGATTCAGACTTCCTGGGGAAGGTGAGCCGGAACCAGATGCTACAATTCCTTGTCAACTCTCCCATCTCCCAAATAGTACAGTACTCCAATGGACGCTGCATCTACTCGGAAGAGCAGCTATCGGCGGCTTTTGCTAGGTGTGGCTTTTGACcatatgattttcttgttttaggtttttgtaattaataggtTACTGCAAGGTTGAAGATGACTAGGTTACTGAAGACCGAAGGTGTTTAGGACtgaaggttgaagatgatgGATCCAGCTTTTGAAGATTTttgtaattaatagtttaaCCAACGGTTGTGATTGAACTTCTCGAGAtcttaaaaaagtaatttacttttagtttttacCGGTTAACCATGGTTGAATTACTGATTAATTAACGCTAAATTAATTACTGGTTGAATTACTTCTTCatctccattttctctctccaatATGTCTTTTACCTCTCTACCGATTAATTAACGTGGCAATCTGCAGACATGGTTGTCCAAGGCAGTAGATCAAATTCACGACTcacactattttttttgtttttctctcactGTAAGTCTGTAATTAGGTCAGAGTAACAAAGATTGAAAAGAATACTAGAAAGGTTGAAGACCACGAATACAAAAATTCACCGTTTCTAAAATTTAAACACTGTAAAACACGTTATTTCATTGAAGCTTAAGGCAGTTTGTTAATCATTTGCGCATGTCCGCACCGTTTGATGAGAAGTTTAAATCCTTACGAGGTATAATTGTTGAAGGCTTAAATGCATgagttgaattttttattttttattttttattttttgactttgaGCTAACGGTACTGACTTCAATTTGTCAAATTGAGGTATAtatggattttttatttatttattttttttaaagcatcaGTATTTTACTatataaattttacattttttccttaGTTAGGTcatttattaatattcaaattgttttaatatatatatatatattacaacaaatttttatatatacagTACTTTTACGtatcaaagagaaaatatatatatatatatatcgaagtCAGACTCTTTCATAATATTAGAGTAAGTGATATTGGATCAAATACTGTCTTTAATTTGTATTTCTAATATAGAGTAAGTGATATTTTAATTTCAGCATTTTCAAGTGCCAATTTCTTAGCATTTTTGTCCATGTGTCACATTCACAtccaattaaaaaaaccaaaaacaaaaagaacaaagatcaattttttatgttaattaagtttttatatttagattattctttaaaattaattgattatatatatataatttatgttatatattttaattatacgaaatatataattgtatttatatgatattatggggaaaaaaaaaacaatggtttTATTGAGCTTAATCCAAATTCTAAATTAACGTCTTATGAAGcgaaggttactagttcgaatccttctCCCTCCCTCTtatgtagacatgtcaaaaaaaaaaaaaattactgtaTTAGGCGTCACAAAATAAGTTGTAAGTTCATTAAAGATCAGAAGCACTTCACAGTTTGTGATAAAGgacaaaaaattttgacaaatttgTTGGTGAAATTTCTTCCCActcattttatcaattataaatcTACAAACTAATTCAATTGATACATCATacctattgttttgttttgtttttttttttttttttgttactaacacttaaatgatatatatatataatcttttatcTTAATATGTTTCTTATTTCCTACATGAGCTCGATAAATTTACCAAAGAcgaaaataatttatttgatattatgaATGACTAGTTAGGGAGGGGGACCTTGTGCATTTTCCGCCTTAGGACCTTTCATATTCTTCCTagtatttaattgaaattggcGTTAGAGAAAATGTCATGCACACGATCAAATTCCTAGCATTTagtctaataataataataataataatgacagtTGAAACTTTATATCATGTATTTATTCacttttttgtcaaaaaaaaaaaatatcattttaaaaattaagtataCAAAATAAGACTTATTTTACATACTATAATGACAAAACAAATTCAATTTAGGGTTAATTACCTGTTTTAGTACCTAAgtttgcacatttttattttttcacacatGAGGTTTAAATTCtatcataaatattaaatactaCATGACTTACGGAAAAAGACTAACTTGGTAAGTACATATTATCTAAGTTCGACTTAGTGTATATTATTGAAAATCAAACTCTCGAGTAggtttgaaaataaaaagaattgaaCTTAAATATATTATCTAGCTTGGTGATAAGTGTTGTGTCAAAAAGATTGTTTAACCCAAGTATCAGTTATTGCAAGTAATAAATTTTTGATGAAACCAAGGTCGATTCTTAGGAAATGGTAGACATGCGAACAAAATTTATATtatcatgtaaaaaaataaagaaagtttaTTGTTGTTTTCTCATTAATGTAAAGTTGAGCAATGGAGTGAAAtgtaaagtaaaattaaattaactaaaataattaattaaaatgtggttaagaaacaaattaattaggAGAAAACCACTAGTGCTTCAATGATCCatctaaaattattttacatgttCTTGAGATATTGTAAACTAGACTAGATTAGTAAAGGCAGAATCACCCCTTGcacgtgttttttttcttacaagAAAAACAAGTATCTACTCTTGCCAGTTGATTCTGATTTTCAGGTATTTCTAATGTTCTTATTTTCTCtgtatattgttaattttctccTTCTAGTACTTTTTTGTGACTCGGTTAATGGAGGGAAAGCTTGAGTGGTAGGGCGCGCGTGTCAGAGGCTCGTTCAAGTACGGAAGATCAGCCGATTCTGAGACAAATCAGGCCTTTGGCATTGGACAATGGAAATGATGCCAACCTTCCCACGTGTCACTCGCCTAAGCCAAAGTACAACCCACCCCCACTTCCCATGTCCCTCAATCCTATCCGGTTCTATAATCTTCCCTGGTCCCCACTGAATGGAAGGTCAACATAGACAGCTTCGAATTCATCGTAGGGCCACCACAACAAAAACCTTTTTATCTTTCTGGGGACGATTCTAGTATTCTACTGTAACTTGGTCTTCTGAATCCACCTGGTCCAATGACATTTCTCCACATTTCTTCTATACTCCCCCCCCCCCTGCAAACACTTTGTCAACCCCCGCACTTTTGCCACCTGTCCCAGTTAACTAAAGCCAAAACCCATTGGGCTTAATCTAACACAAACTTCTTGGCCCGAAAGGATCATTTACGCTGTAAACAGCAAGATCTATAACCCCACCaattaaggacaaaaatttcctacaGATGCGTTGGTGAAATTTCTTCCCATTCAGTCTccttttatcaatttttaaatctACAAACTAAATTGATACATCATAcctgttgttttttttaaaaaaaaaaatttattattattattattattattattatttattaatactgAATTGTactaacctatatatatataatctttttcttatttCCTACATGAGTCCTGTAAATTTACCAAAGACAAAAATGGTTCATTTGATATTATGTTTGACTGTCCGAAAACCTGCCAAGCACCCTGAGTCTTCAAATTATCCTTTATTCTCTGCTTGAATTCCCTATAATTCGGGAGAAGAATTACAGGAATCCCAATTCCCTCAAAAGAGTTTacctggtttttttttttttttttttttttaaaaaaaaatttctaaaatctGTCATTCATAAATGGGTGACACGAAGGCAATCATGGGTTCAAACTTGTATCACATAAACGAATTGTTTCCATTCATGTGCAGAGTAACTACTCTTTTGCTCTCTTTCGTCAAAAGTTGCCTAAAAGATATTtacttttttcattaattaatgttAAAGTATAACAATACTGTTTTGTTCACGTTAATGACTCTTAAAAGTTAGAAACATGCCTTATAAGAGATAATTTCAAATGTCATAAAAGACCGACTTTCCTTTGatccaataattaattttctttaaaatgaaaattacaattagtatttagtcctatatatatatatatatatatatatataaggcaaGAGAAACAAAAGACATGGCTTTTGTTGGACGGTACTACCCTCCTGAAGCATTCTCACATCTGTGGAGGAGTTAAATTAAACTAGAATTAAATTTGCTTCTTGGGTTGTCTTCTCATCAATGCTTCAAAGCTCCATTTCTAATCACAGAAAACGCTCCCTGACCAAATAGCGTCGGCAAAGGCCACCAACCACCTAGAATTCCAACCAAAGTGatcatttcttcttttagttCGACTCTAGCAACGCAGAGAAGCTTATAGTCTTGGACTTCAACTCTTTTGGCATATAATGACTGCAAATCAAAATATCagtagtagttttttttttttttt
This window of the Corylus avellana chromosome ca5, CavTom2PMs-1.0 genome carries:
- the LOC132182217 gene encoding transcription factor bHLH117-like; translated protein: MNDFPGGEGESTNVFAGGEAESSDWVEWVETFLSEDIGTIWAKTFPENDGLDAILPQKNVESADLYEPEMAKFTFEMEPFHPSPSPSKGDRVDSVISDSVDSILQISSYQNPTAFIPQSNVSETPRKRRKVADRMNVLESLMPWRNKMKRADMLKECCKYVKYLQAQLKALQSMPAHSSYCTSSSGDSDFLGKVSRNQMLQFLVNSPISQIVQYSNGRCIYSEEQLSAAFARCGF